A window from Salvia miltiorrhiza cultivar Shanhuang (shh) chromosome 2, IMPLAD_Smil_shh, whole genome shotgun sequence encodes these proteins:
- the LOC131013251 gene encoding probable 2' cyclic ADP-D-ribose synthase BdTIR has translation MQRSIAMNLVNKNQVRARIVRAGSASAYDVFINHRGTDTKRTVATLLYDHLFRQRIRPFLDNKSMKAGDKLFDKIDNAVGGCKIGVAVFSPRYCDSYFCLHELALMMSLKKKVIPIFCDVKPSQLSIVDDGTMSPEDVRRFALALEEAKYTVGLEFDSYKGNWSDVVKNAANIVIDSLAEIEDDERLIHNNNFSFYKTPPFAAPKSA, from the exons atGCAACGCTCAATAGCCATGAACTTAGTGAACAAGAACCAAGTTAGAGCGAGAATTGTGAGAGCGGGGTCGGCGTCGGCGTACGACGTGTTCATCAACCACAGGGGGACGGACACGAAGCGGACGGTGGCGACGCTGTTGTACGACCATCTTTTCCGGCAACGGATCAGGCCGTTTTTGGACAACAAGAGCATGAAGGCGGGCGACAAGCTGTTCGACAAAATTGATAATGCGGTGGGCGGGTGCAAGATCGGCGTGGCCGTCTTCTCGCCGCGCTACTGCGACTCCTACTTCTGCCTGCATGAGCTGGCGCTCATGATGTCCCTCAAGAAGAAGGTCATCCCCATCTTCTGCGACGTCAAGCCGTCGCAGCTCAGCATCGTCGACGACGGCACCATGTCGCCGGAGGATGTCAGGAGGTTCGCCTTGGCGTTGGAAGAGGCCAAGTACACCGTCGGCCTCGAGTTCGACTCCTATAAAGG TAACTGGTCGGACGTGGTGAAAAATGCAGCAAACATTGTGATAGACAGCCTGGCAGAAATTGAAGACGATGAGCGCCTCATTCACAATAACAATTTCTCCTTTTACAAAACTCCACCTTTTGCTGCTCCAAAATCTGCATAA